The following proteins are encoded in a genomic region of Gossypium hirsutum isolate 1008001.06 chromosome D05, Gossypium_hirsutum_v2.1, whole genome shotgun sequence:
- the LOC107904378 gene encoding receptor-like protein 9DC3, translating into MPLLRILDLSHNYLSGTIPQCFGNLSNSLEFLNLKKNKFYGTIPPTFAKGCRLSNFNLNGNLLEGPLAPSILNCRGLEVLDLGNNKINDTFPHWLGSLPFLQILVLKSNHMHGSLRVNSSRSSPFFSKIQNFDLSSNYFSGPLPVRYINSFKAIINLEKIGSTVSYMGVNDPQGCRFYTYSIGIVMKGQDRELVKTFTMWMIIDLSKNQFEGGPKVIGKLNLLKGLNLSHNNLNGDIPTSIGNLKSLEWLDLSSNRLSGTIPNRLADLPFLSSLNVSDNQLHGSNIIEPVLSMDCNATEGHEADQQLQQTSIPARPEAAYPFCLFCLLLNHFVMLSKLNVGAVISLELMLLVFHYSVLSVHFLLLPLFQQPAPPNVLEKDGSKSNIAFGWKVVLIGYGCGVVFGMLVGYVVFQTGKPKWLVNLVENQHEKSRRRNQRKAIAAVDEEGSNYCK; encoded by the exons ATGCCACTTCTTCGAATTCTTGATTTGTCCCACAATTACTTGAGTGGAACAATTCCGCAATGTTTTGGAAATTTGAGCAACAGCcttgaattcttgaatctgaAGAAGAACAAGTTTTATGGGACGATTCCTCCAACATTTGCAAAGGGATGCCGATTGAGTAATTTCAACTTAAATGGAAATTTGTTAGAAGGGCCTTTGGCACCATCCATCCTTAATTGTAGAGGTCTGGAAGTGCTAGATCTTGGTAACAACAAGATTAATGATACATTTCCTCATTGGTTGGGAAGTCTTCCATTTTTGCAAATTCTTGTATTGAAGTCAAATCATATGCATGGTTCCTTGCGTGTCAATAGCTCCAGGTCTAGCCCTTTTTTCTCTAAAATCCAAAATTTTGACCTCTCAAGTAACTATTTTTCTGGACCCCTACCAGTGAGATACATCAACAGCTTCAAGGCTATCATAAATCTAGAGAAGATTGGTAGTACAGTGTCTTACATGGGGGTGAATGATCCTCAAGGTTGTCGCTTCTATACCTATTCCATTGGAATTGTTATGAAAGGACAAGATAGGGAATTGGTGAAAACTTTCACCATGTGGATGATCATTGATCTATCAAAAAATCAGTTTGAAGGGGGTCCAAAGGTTATTGGGAAGCTTAACTTACTGAAAGGGCTCAACCTTTCTCATAATAACCTTAATGGTGATATCCCCACCTCAATAGGGAATTTGAAAAGTCTTGAATGGTTGGACCTATCTTCAAACAGGTTGTCTGGGACGATTCCAAATAGATTGGCAGATCTGCCATTTCTTTCGTCCTTAAATGTTTCTGACAATCAACTCCATG GTTCCAACATCATTGAGCCAGTGTTGAgcatggactgcaatgcaacagaaGGCCATGAAGCAGACCAGCAGCTGCAGCAGACCAGCATTCCAGCAAGACCAGAAGCAGCTTAtccattttgtttattttgtttacttttgaATCATTTTGTAATGCTATCCAAGTTGAAT GTGGGAGCAGTTATAAGTTTAG AGCTTATGCTCTTGGTGTTTCATTATTCTGTTCTCTCTGTTCACtttttgctgctgccattgttccaacagcCAGCACCTCCAAATGTGCTTGAAAAAGATGGCTCAAAATCAAACATTGCTTTTGGTTGGAAAGTGGTGTTGATAGGTTATGGATGCGGAGTAGTGTTCGGAATGTTGGTGGGATATGTTGTTTTCCAAACTGGAAAGCCGAAATGGTTGGTGAATTTGGTTGAAAACCAACATGAGAAGAGTCGAAGAAGAAATCAAAGAAAGGCAATCGCAGCAGTGGACGAAGAAGGATCTAATTACTGCAAATGA